The following coding sequences are from one Syntrophorhabdaceae bacterium window:
- a CDS encoding 4Fe-4S dicluster domain-containing protein, which translates to MDNHLLKELEQGLKEDTSSCYQCFRCTNGCPVAKEMDILPHRIIHYIGFGEWDKVLGAKAIWQCLQCEACSVRCPNSIDIAHVFRILRRLASAEGISQDNRIWVFDRIFLKNIKKHGRLYELGAILNYKLKNKETFKDAKMGIKMMIKKRMGITPHRNKDKRHIKYIFEKIENRIKIVEK; encoded by the coding sequence ATGGATAATCATCTTCTTAAGGAGCTTGAGCAAGGTTTAAAAGAGGATACATCATCCTGCTATCAGTGTTTTAGATGCACCAATGGTTGCCCTGTAGCAAAGGAAATGGATATCCTCCCCCACAGGATTATACATTATATTGGCTTTGGTGAATGGGATAAGGTTTTAGGTGCAAAGGCAATATGGCAGTGCCTCCAATGTGAAGCATGCAGTGTTCGCTGCCCCAACAGTATAGATATTGCACACGTTTTTAGGATTTTAAGAAGATTGGCCTCAGCAGAAGGCATATCGCAAGATAACAGAATCTGGGTGTTTGATAGAATCTTTCTGAAAAACATAAAAAAACACGGCAGGCTATATGAGCTTGGGGCTATACTGAATTACAAGCTGAAAAATAAGGAAACCTTTAAAGATGCAAAGATGGGTATTAAGATGATGATTAAGAAAAGGATGGGTATCACACCTCACAGAAACAAGGATAAAAGACATATTAAATATATATTTGAAAAGATAGAAAATAGAATAAAGATCGTTGAAAAGTAG